One genomic segment of Nostoc flagelliforme CCNUN1 includes these proteins:
- a CDS encoding plasmid mobilization protein: MRLSDIELDLLRIKSLDAGMSASELMRRNALMRPLPKRLSKISLQTYWELGQIGNNLNQLVKATNTALKIGRTLPAKPELLRELLELLHQCRRDIASDDIQDEDSEESEDDWEAD, from the coding sequence GTGAGATTAAGTGATATCGAATTGGATCTGCTGCGAATAAAATCACTTGACGCGGGGATGTCAGCGAGTGAACTGATGAGACGCAATGCGTTGATGCGTCCATTGCCTAAACGACTAAGTAAAATTAGCTTGCAAACATATTGGGAATTAGGACAAATCGGCAACAACCTAAACCAGCTTGTCAAGGCAACCAACACAGCGTTAAAAATTGGGCGAACTTTACCTGCAAAACCCGAACTGCTAAGAGAACTTTTAGAACTGCTACATCAGTGCAGACGAGACATTGCCTCGGATGATATTCAAGACGAAGATTCGGAAGAGTCAGAGGATGATTGGGAAGCAGACTAA
- a CDS encoding ParA family protein, whose translation MENKSYVIWNNKGGVGKSTITFHVASAYAAKNPDRDIVVIDMCPQANVSMILLGGGKIGETNLQSLISQSIPKTVVGYITNSILGFDVSNLQNYIIKISDENKYLPENMYLLSGDGNLELIAPLLSERANAIPLSENDKPWEKIHSIIKSLTKKQINSPRPCTFFIDTNPSFSVYTQIAILAGEYLLVPINADDSSIFAITGLFNLIWGTEQKHPVYGKYTFASKANDFSIERPKISLLLGNRFTQKTGTAWAFKAVSNEAIKKMYEQYEKYPNRFIFSDTPINNQTDFESSFSFELRDFNSAGVVAANQGMPLSKMIESTYEVYDEKSIQVSLEQRKLCRDKIDDLVKKL comes from the coding sequence ATGGAAAATAAAAGTTACGTAATATGGAACAATAAAGGTGGCGTTGGTAAAAGCACTATAACATTTCATGTTGCTTCTGCTTACGCTGCAAAAAACCCGGATAGAGATATAGTAGTCATTGATATGTGTCCACAAGCTAATGTTTCAATGATACTTTTAGGTGGTGGTAAAATAGGAGAAACTAATCTTCAATCTCTTATATCTCAATCAATACCTAAAACAGTAGTTGGATACATAACCAACAGTATACTTGGTTTTGATGTTAGTAATTTACAAAATTACATTATAAAAATATCTGATGAAAATAAATACTTACCTGAAAATATGTATTTATTATCAGGGGATGGCAATCTTGAGTTGATTGCCCCTTTATTATCAGAAAGAGCTAATGCAATACCATTATCTGAGAATGATAAACCTTGGGAAAAAATACATTCAATTATTAAAAGCTTGACTAAAAAGCAGATTAATAGTCCTAGACCGTGTACGTTCTTTATTGATACAAATCCAAGCTTTTCAGTTTATACACAGATAGCAATCTTAGCTGGAGAATATTTATTAGTTCCTATAAATGCAGATGATTCATCTATATTTGCAATAACTGGACTCTTCAATCTTATATGGGGAACAGAACAAAAGCATCCTGTTTATGGCAAATACACTTTTGCTTCCAAAGCAAATGATTTTAGTATTGAAAGACCAAAAATTTCATTGTTGCTAGGCAATAGATTTACACAGAAAACAGGAACCGCTTGGGCATTTAAAGCAGTATCAAATGAAGCAATTAAAAAGATGTATGAGCAATACGAAAAATATCCTAATAGATTTATTTTTAGTGATACTCCTATAAATAATCAGACAGATTTTGAAAGTTCATTTAGCTTTGAATTACGTGATTTTAACAGTGCTGGTGTAGTTGCAGCTAACCAAGGTATGCCTTTAAGTAAGATGATTGAAAGTACTTATGAAGTGTATGATGAAAAGAGTATACAAGTCTCTCTAGAGCAAAGAAAGTTATGTCGCGACAAAATTGATGATTTAGTAAAAAAGCTGTAA
- a CDS encoding DUF2839 family protein — protein MGEAKRRKQILGDTYGTSATVKQAIQLAKKKNDALLPSTFIPDFGLEVSAQIGEEPFHFTALELKDLKVIEDAKFGRLAINFIPLQFSITHVNVAANLPIIMRETMITLEIYTLEESKVDGVIEALSSGIDVKANWSKRFFTAHPVHKELVVPIHIMPYEEDRLGLQHIANHI, from the coding sequence ATGGGAGAAGCAAAACGACGCAAACAGATTTTAGGTGATACCTACGGTACATCAGCAACGGTAAAGCAGGCAATCCAGCTTGCTAAGAAAAAGAACGATGCGCTGTTGCCATCCACTTTTATACCTGATTTTGGGTTAGAGGTGTCCGCACAAATAGGAGAAGAACCTTTTCACTTTACAGCCCTGGAACTAAAAGACTTAAAAGTAATTGAGGATGCTAAATTTGGCAGGTTAGCAATAAATTTTATCCCTTTACAGTTCTCTATTACTCATGTCAATGTCGCTGCCAATCTGCCGATAATTATGCGAGAAACTATGATCACGCTGGAGATTTATACCCTGGAAGAGAGTAAAGTGGACGGAGTAATAGAAGCACTTTCTTCAGGCATAGATGTAAAAGCTAATTGGTCAAAAAGGTTTTTTACGGCACATCCTGTTCATAAAGAATTGGTTGTACCAATTCATATAATGCCTTATGAGGAAGATAGGTTAGGTTTACAACATATTGCTAACCATATCTAA